One Myxococcales bacterium genomic window, CTCCCCAAGACGAGCCACTTGCCCATCGACAGCAAGAGCGGCGTGCCGGTCGCGGCCGAGACCTTTGCGCCCGCGCCCACGGCCGAAGCCGCCGCCGCAGCGCCTGAAGTTGCCGCGCCCGACGTCAAGGGCGCGAGCGCCATCGCAGCGGCAGCGACCTCCGCAGCGCTCGCCGCCAAGAGCGCCGCAAGGAGAACGTCGGTGCTGCCGGCGCGCGGCGCGTCGTCGCGACCGGCCGCCAAGAGCGAGAGGCTGAGCTCGTCCACGGGCTCCCGGTGCGTCATGAGGGGCTCCTTGTTTGAAGCCGGGCGCGGAGTCGCTCCGCTTGCTTCGCGAAGAGTTCACGCGCTCGCCTTAGGCGCGAGTTCACCGTTCCGACGGGCACCGCCACACAGCCGGCGATCTCCTCCGCGGTCATGCGTTCAAGCTCCGCGAGCACGAAGACGGTGCGGAAGTCTTCGGGCAGGGATTCCAGCACCTGATCGAGCAGCGCGAGGCGCTCGGCGTGGTGAAGCGCGTCGAAGGGACTCGGACCTTCGCAAGGGACGTCGGGAACGTCGTCGCCCCACGGAACGGCGCGCTCTCGCGCCGCCGAGCGCCGAACGTTCGATGCGACGCGAACGGCGGTTCCGAAGAGAAACGAGCGCTCGCGTCCCGTGTCGACGTCCGCCATGCGGCCGAGGAATGCGAGGAAGACCTGCTGCGTAGCGTCGTCGGCGTGGGCCTCCGATACGCCGAGTCGACGAAGGCACCGCCACACGAAGGGCTGGTGTTCGCGAACGACGGTCGCGATACGCGCCGGGTCCGCCGCGGCCCGCGCCGCGCTCACCCCCGTCGTGCTCGCGCTCGGCTCGCCCGCTCCAACGGGGACGTCGTTCGCCCCCGATGGCGGCAGCGCCATAGACTCTTCCCTCGCCGCCGCGGCAGCACGCGGCGCGAACCTTTCGGGAAAGAGGAGCGTCGAGAGGAGCATCACCTGCCTAGCGATGTACGGGCCGATGGCGATCCATCACCAAAAGTGGAGCCCCGCTCCCAGCGACGCGCTGGCGCCGGTGCCCATGCGGTGAACGAGCGTGGTGCCGCCCATGACGAATTCGTGGCGGGCGCTGGGAACGACAGCCCGGGCGTCGACCTCGACGAAAGCCGAAGAAAGGGCGAGACGCCCGCGGCCGCCGGCCTCGAGCGCCGCGTAGAGGCGGCCTCCGTCGCGGGCGTCGGGGAATCCGCTGGCTGTGGCGAGGACATTTCCGCCCGCAAGCGCCAAACAAGGTCGAAGCGAGACCGCACCGACGACCCACGAGACGGGGCACGCGTCGAGCGCGACGGAGCTCACGGAGAAGCTCGCTCGCAGGTCGCCACTTTGCCACTCGCCGGCGCTCTGAAACCGGCCCTCGAGGCGAAAAGACGGCGCGAAGCCTCGACCCACGTGCTCGATGCCGAGGCCAAGCTTGCCCAGCGGGCCCGCTTCGGGACCAAGGCCCGTCGCCATCCCGCCGTGCACGTACCCCTCGCCACGCCAGGCCTGCGGGGCCGGCGGCGGCGGTGCGACCGCAGGGACCACGGGCGGTGACGTTTGGTCACGCTCCGCCGCCAGCGATTCGGCAAAGACGGCGACCAAGAGCGCGCTCGCGTCGACGACTTCCATGCAGGTTGCACCTGAAAGGACGCGACGCTCGCTGCGAAAGGCCGGGCTGTCGACCTCAACGACCGCGCGCGCGCCATCGTCCGTCAGCTCGGCCTTAACCACGGCGCGCGCCTTGGACTCCTGGCCGCCGAGGACGAAGCGGGCTCGGTCGGTGCGTCCCTCGACGCGATCTCGGAAGCTCGACCGCGAAGGACAAGCGGGCGCGGCTTGATAGTCGAGCGTCACCAGCGGCGCCTGCGCAGCTCGCGCCGCGCCGACCCCCACCCAAGCGGAAAGGCCCAGCGCAGCCGCAAAAGTGGCTCGCGGCCGGGAGAGACGAGCGTCGCGCAGCACCTCGGGGGTCTAGCGCAGGGAGGCGCCGGCGCCCGCGCGACGACTTCGTTTTACCGGACGGCGTCGATCGCGTCCTCTTAGCGCCCCCCCGTCCCCTTGCCCGAGTCGCGCCCTTCCGCGAAGATCCCGGCTCATGCGCCTTCGACGCGGTCCTGTTGGCGCCCTTCTGCTCGGCATCCCGATGGCGGCGTGCGGCGCCGAAACAGCGCCCTCCGGCGGCCTCATGCTGATCCTCGGCGAAGACGGCCCCCTCGCCTTGGACCGCATGCACATCACCGTGGCGGCCGACGGCGCGATTCTCCACGATGTGGACTACCGCATCCCCGCCGAGGCCTCGCTGCCCACGACCCTCGCCGTCGCGTCCAACGGTCGCGCCGGGGCGCGCGTCACCGTCAGCGTGAGCGGGTATCGAGGCGGCGCCCCCGTCGACCGCCGCGACAACCTCGTGGAGCAGGTCCCGACGGACCGCGTCGCGTCGCTCCGCATCGTCCTCAGCGGCCGTTGCACTCCGCAGGTATCCGCCGAAGCCGACGGCGCGGCCCGGTCCCGGTGCGCCGAGGGCGAGACTTGCGAAACGAAAACCGGCGCCTGCATCGGCGGACGCATCGACGCGAGCGAGCTACCCACGTTTGATCCATCCGCGCCGCTCCCGACCTCCGACGCGCCGCCAGCGACGTGCGACGGCGGACCTTGCGAGGCGTGTCCTGCCGCACACAAGCGCTGCGCGGAACGCTGCGTAAGCCTCACCGACCCGGCCTTCGGATGCGGCGCTGCGACCTGCGAAGCGTGCCCAGCGTCATCGACCTGCGCCGGGCCGGCCGCGGCTCTGGCTTGCGCCTGCGTCGACGACGGGAAGGCGTGCGTCGGAAAGAACTGCGGCGACGTGACCAACAATTGTGGCGCCAAAGTGACCTGCGGGACCTGCACGGCGAGCGCGACCTGCGGCGTCAACGAACCGAACCGCTGCGGCTACGCTCAGAGCTGCGCCATCGCGAACCAAACGACGACCGGCTGCCGCGGCGACAGCGAAGGGTGCTGCGAGAGCTTGCTCGTGCCGGCGGCGACGTACGACCGACGCAACAACGTGGCCACGCCGGCGACGGTCAGCGCGTTTCGCCTCGACAAATACGAGGTCACCGTCGGCCGCTTTCGCACCTTCGTCGATGCGGCCCTCGTCGGTTGGCGGCCGCCGCCGGGCTCCGGCAAACACGTTCACCTTGGCGGTGGCGCCGGCCTCAAGGGCGAGCCGGGCTGGCTAACGTCCTATGACGTCTATTTGCCGACCGACGCGAGCACGTTCGCCGCGGAGGTCGCGGGAGCGAGGCCCGCCGCGACCTGGACCCTCGCCCCTGGCGCCAACGAACGGCTGCCGATGGTGTACGTGCACTGGTACGAAGCTTATGCGTTCTGCATTTGGGACCACGGGTTCTTGCCGACGGAAGCCGAGTGGCAGTTGGCCGCCACCGGCGGCGCCGAGCAGCGCGTGTACCCGTGGGGCAACACGCTGCCGAGCGCGAGCTTCGCGAACTGGTGCGTCGCCGGCGCAAGTTGCGTGGGCCCATCCACCGCTCCCGGGGCCTTCACGCCCGGTGACGGCCGCTTCGGCCACGCGGACCTCGCGGGCAACGCGTGGGAGTGGGTCCTCGATGGCTGGTCTGGCGTACAGCCGACGAGCCCGTGCAACGACTGCTACCTGTCCTATCAATTTCACGCCTACGGGGCCGGCTTCGATACCGCGTCGACGGGCGGCTTGGCCAACGCCCAGTCGCGCCTGGACACGTCGAGCGGCACCTTGCGAAGCAGCTTTCCCATTGGGATTCGCTGCGCGCGAGCGCCGTAACACCGGGCGCCGCGCGCGCGGGCACACTAGGGCGCGACGGCTACTTCGCGAGGGCCCGCTCCACGAGCGGGATCCGATCCTGCCCCCAGTACAGGTCGGTCCCATCGACGACCCAGGTCGGCGCGCCGAAGGCGCCGGCCTTCGCGGCGGCTCCCGTGGCGGCGAAGAGCTCTTCTTTGATGGCCGGCTCTTTCGTGCGGAGGAGCACCTCGGCCGCGTCCGCTCCGATGAGCTCCGCGAGCACCGCGTCGTCTGCGATGTCGCGGTCGTCGGCCCAGTAAGCGCGAAACGTCGCGGCCCGGAACGCAGCGCGGCGCGCCTCGGGAAGCGCCAGGTAAGCGCGCAATGCCTTGACCGTGTTCATAGGGAAGCGCGACGGAAACTTGAAGGGAACGCCCCAGTGATCAGCCCAACGATGCAGATCCACGAGCATGTACTTCCGCTTCGCTTCGGAGAACGCCATGAGCGGCACGTCGACTTGGCCGATGGCCTTGAAGAGACCGCCGAGGAGCATGGGGCAAGAGCGGAGCGTCGCACCGGTGCGTGCCGCGAGCGCCTCCACCTGCGTCGAGGCGAGGTAGGCGTAGGGCGAGGAGAAGTCCCAATAGAAGTCGAGCGTATGGTTCGTCATGGCCTTCGAGCTTTCACCGTTCGGCGGAGCATAAGGCACGCCGAAGGCGAAGTTGAGCCGGTCTTGGCCCCAATAGAGCGAGCCGTCTTCTCGAACGAGCGCGGGAGCACCAAAGACGCCGTGACCGATGGCCTCGTCGGTCAGCGCGCGGAGCCGGTCCTTGATGATCGAAGTCCCGATGGCCGCGACAACGCGATCGGCATCGTGCCCCGCCGCCCCGACCACCGCGCGAATCGTCGCCTCGTCGGAGGGCGCTTGCCCCTTCACCCAATAGGCGTCGTAGAAGCCGCGCACCACGCGTCGATCAATGACGTCGCCGTCGGCCGTCGCCAACGTCGCGCGCAGCGCCTCGACGCTGCGTCGCGGGTGCTCGGCAGGCATGCGGAGGGGAACGCCGAACCATTCGGCGTAGCGCATCATGTCCTCGCCGTTGTGCTTCGCCTTCGCCGGCGACAGCGTCGCAAAGAGCTTCTGCGGCGTGCCGGTCGCGGCGAAGACGCCGCCCAGGAGCATCGGCCGGAGACGCGCTCGCGTCCCGCTCGCGGCCTCGAAGGCTTCGAGCTGCGTGAACGCGAGGTACGCGTAGGGACAGGTGTAGTCGAAATAGAAGTCCATCGGCACGGCGTCCTTCGCCTCGTTCGATCGGAGCGCACACGAGGACGAGGCCTCGCGTAGGGCCAGTTCTTCCGCGTTCCAAGAGGCCCGTCGAGAGGATACCGTCAATGTCCCATGACACCTTCCGAAGTGCGGTCCGTAACGCCCGATGACCTCAAGGAGCAGTTCAGAGAGCGCGCCATCACGAAGATCAAGGTCGGCGGCTTCGACATCGACGGCGTCTTGCGCGGCAAATACATCGCCGCCGACAAGTTCTTTAGCGCCCTCGAGAGCGGCTTCGGTTTCTGCGACGTCATCTTCGGCTGGGACATGGGCGACGTCCTCTACGACAACGGCAAGACCACCGGCTTTCACACCGGCTACTCTGACGTGATCGCCAGGGTGGATCCGTCGACGTTCCGCGTCTTGCCTTGGGAGCCGCAGACGGCAAGTTTCCTTTGCGACTTCTATCTGGCCGACGGTTCGCCGCACCCGGCGTGCCCGAGGAACGTGCTCCGTCGCGTCATCGAGCGCGCCAACACAATGGGCTACGCCCCCAAGATCGGCGCCGAATACGAGTTCTTCGTCTTCCGCGAAACGAGCGAATCGATGCGCGCGAAGGACTACCGCGGCATGACGCCCCTCTCGCCCGGCATGTTCGGCTACTCGTGGCTCCGCGAAGGACAAAACTCCGAGCTCCTCCACGCCATCCTCGAGGACTTCGCCGCCTTCGACATCGACATCGAGGGCCTCCACACGGAGACCGGCCCCGGTGTGCTCGAGGCAGCGCTCACCTTCGACGACGCGCTTCGCATGGCCGACAAGGCCGCGCTCTTCAAGACCGGCATGAAGCAGATCGCCTCCGAGCGGAATCTGTCGGTGACCTTCATGGCGAAGTGGAACGAATCGCTGCCCGGCTCCAGCGGTCACCTGCATCAATCGCTCGTGACCGGCGAAGGCGACGCGGCCAAGAACGCTTTCTACGACGCGACGCTCCCGAACACGCTCTCCTCGCTGGCGCTTCAGTATTTGGGAGGCCTCCTCGAGAACATGCCCGCCATGACGGCCGTCGTGTCGCCCACGGTCAACAGCTACAAGCGCTACGTGCCCGGCGTATGGGCGCCGCTCACGGCCACTTGGGGCGTCGAGAACCGGACGTGCGCCGTACGCGCCATCACCGGCGGCGCGAAGAGCACGCGCCTCGAGTTTCGTCAGCCCGCCGCCGACATGAACCCGTATTTGGCCATCGCCGCGAGCCTCGGCGCCGGTCTCTGGGGCATCGAACACAAGACGGCGTGCCCGCCGCCCTCGACCGGCGACGCGTCAACCGATGCGCGACTTCGCTTGCCGCGATCGCTGAAGGAAGCCACCGCGCTCCTCGACAAGAGCGCCGCCGCCCGCGCGATCCTCGGCGACGCGTTCGTTGACCACTACGTTCGCACGCGCGACTGGGAAGTGCGCCAGTTTGAGCGAGCCGTGACCGACTGGGAGCTCCGCCGCTACTTCGAGATCATCTGACGCGGCGACGATGGCGCGCGCTGCAACCAAGAAGAGGGCGCTGTCCGCGGCGGCCGGCGTCGCTCTCGTCGGGGCGCTGCTCTTTCTCGCGCTCCGCCCAGCGCCGCGAGCGGTGGCGCCGGGAACCGAGACGGCGCCGGGCCTCCTCATCGACGATCCGAAGACGCTCGTGGCGCTCGAGGCCGCAGGCTTCTCCTTCGACCAGGTCGTCGGCAGCGAGCGCAAGGCAGCCTTACGCCGTACCGTGAGCGAAGACATCGCCGAGCTCACGAAGGACCTTGGCCCCAAAGGCGACGTGAAGCGCCCCTTCCACTCGCGCTGGATCGAACGGGGCCGCTTCGAGCTCGTCGGCATCGTGAACCGCACCGATCGCCTCACCTTCGATGGCGCGGCCTGTGGCGAAGCACGGCTCGTGTACCGACTCACGCTCGAGAACCCGGGACGACCCGACACCCGCTTGCCGATGACCGCGAACGTTCGAATCCCGCAAAGGAAGGGCCCCGGGGGATGCGCCGAGGTCGCGCGTCAGTGGACGACGGTCAGCGACATCGCAGGCTTCTTGCGAGCGCTCGGAGCGCCGACGCGCCTCGAGGTGAACTTCCAAAGCCTCCACGTGCCGTCGTATCGGCAAGACATGGACGACAACGCCGAATACGTCCTTCGCACGTTCCGCATGGACACGCGCGAGCTTGTGCCGGAGCGGCTCTTCGGCACGCCGCGCGCCGACCTCGGCGACGGCGAGCGGGCCGAGCTCGCGCAATGGATCACGCAAGAGGCCCGCGCCATTGACCAGGGCACGGCCGTCGTTCCAGAGAAGTTCCTCGCGACGCGCGCCGTGTCCGTTTCGCCGCGCGGCCATTTGCACGCAAAAAACCGCCCGTTCTCCGCCCTCTGGGACGAGGCGGGGCGGCTCCGCATCGCCCAGGCGTTCCCGCTAAAGGATGCGCAGAGGACCAAGACCGCCGAGCTCCTCTTCCGCCGCCTCGACGAGATGACGTGCCCTGGCTGCCATCAGAGCCGCGGCATCGCGGGCTTTCATTTGCTCGGCGAAGAGCGCGATGCGTCGCGAACGTTCAACGCGCTCGCAGTGGGCCACTCGCCGCACCTCGCGAGCGAGCTTGCATGGCGCAAGGGCGCGCTCTCCGCGATCGCGCGCGGCGAGGCCGTGAGCGCGCGCCCATTTTCCGGTCGCGCCGACGGCCCGGGGCTGATGGGTGCCGCCTGCGCCGTGCCGGGGCGCGACCCCGCGCAGGTGCCCGGCGGAGCGGCTCGCGGCTACACCGACTGGGGCTGCGAGCCGGGCCTCGAGTGCCGCGACGTGCACGGCTTCGAGCTCGGCCAATGTGCGCCGGCCCTGGGCTCGCGCGCGGGAGAGCCCTGCGAGCGCGTGCGCGTCGAGGCAAGCGCGAGGCTGGAGGGCGCGTTCGTCCGCAGCGAAGGCGCCGATCCGGCGTGCCCGCTGCCATCGCCAACCCACGACAAGGGACCTTTCTGCGCCCCCAACTGGCTCGGCTTCACGGCCGGCATGTGCAGCGAGCGCTGCACGGAGGTCGGCGCGCGCGCGGAGGGCGCGATCTGCGCGAACCTCCCCACGGCGGGGTACGAGGCCGAGTGCTTCGTCACCGACGAGCCGGTGGAGAAGTGCCTCAAGCGCTACGTCGTGGCGGCGACCATCGCCACATGCGACCGACAGACTCCTTGCCGCGACGATTACGCGTGCGCGCGGGTGCCGGGCGCGCCGGCGGGAACGGGCGCGTGCATACCTCCGTATTTCGTCTTTCAGCTCCGCTTAGACGGGCCTCGGCGCGATCGCTAAACACCACCCGCGGCCTCGCGGCCCCGCCCCCGCGAGAATTGCCTGAGTGCCCCAGGATCCAGAGCGAGCGAGATCGGCGCGCCGAATCCCGCAACCGGCTGAATACCCACACTGTGGTCATGGCACCGACCATGCAGTACCCACTCCGTCCCGAGGAGATAACGACCATCATGAAGAGATCCCTATCGCTAGCTTCGCTCGTGTCCTTGTTTGCGCTCGTGGCGTGTTCGGCCGGGACGAGCGCGCCGGAAGACGGCGAAAGTGACGACGAGCTTCGTCGCGGCAAGGTGTGCGGCGGCTTCGCGGGCATCCAGTGCCCCGACGGACAGGTCTGCAAGCTCACGGCGCAGCATCCCGATGCGACAGGCCGTTGCGGAGCCCCCGGGCCGGGCGACGAGGGGGGCATCTGCGGAGGCATCGCGGGCTTCCAGTGCAAGGATGGCCTTCACTGCAAGATGACGCGCCGTCACCCCGATGCGTCGGGGAAGTGCATCCGGCCCCAGGCCGGAGAAGAAGGCGGCAGCTGCGGCGGCTTCGGCGACGTGCAGTGTCAGGCGGGCCTGGTGTGCGACGTTGACCAAGACCAGCCGAGCCCCCGCCCCATCATGGGCATGCCGATCCGTCGGCGCGACGCCGGCAGCGGACCGCCCCCGGGCGCCGTAGGTCTGCCGATGCCGCCCCCGTCGGGCACTTGCATCGTCGAAGAAGACAACGGCTCGGGCCCGCCGCCCGGCGCCCTCGGCATGCCGATCCATCCCTGAGCCACGCAAGGAGGGCTCGGCGCGCGCGGCAGACCCTGCTCTGGCCGCTCAGGGGCCCACGGGCTGCGCGATCCATGGCCCGACCGATTGGGGTTCGAGCGTTCGCGCGTCTAGCCGCGGCACGAGGGCTGCAGTTCGCTGCGCATGGTCTTGGACGGACGCGTGACGCGAGCCTTGTTGGCGCTCTCCCTGACGACCTTCCTCGCCTGCAGTGGCAACGCCGCCGACGAGGAAGGCGAAGACACCGGCAGCGACGAGGGCGCGCTCGGCTCCTTGCCCAACACGGTCTTTTACTCGGCGTCGCGAACGCACTCGCCGATCGCGCCGAGCGTGGCGGCCCGCCTTCGCTCGGTCCTGCGCGACGGGCAACGCGGCGACGCGTTCTCCAAGATCGGCGACTCGCAGACCGTGAGCTCCCTCTTCATGCACTGCCTCACGAGGCCCGTGGAGCTCGGCGTTGACGCGCCCATCGGCGGCGAGACGCTGCCCATGACGCTCGCCGCCCTCTTGGGTCAACACCGCGGTGCGCGCTCGTTTGGTCGCACGAGCCTCGCGGCCAAGGTGGGCGCCATGGCGAGCTTCGCGCTCGGCGGGCCCCTCGACAGCGAGGTCGCCCAAAACCGCCCCGCCTTCGCGGTGGTGATGTACGGCTCCAACGACATCCAGGGCGCGCCGAGCGGCGGCATCGAGACGTACGCGAAGGAGATGCTCCGCATCACCGACTCGCTCATCGCCCAAGGCGTCGTTCCCATCTTGTCATCGCCGCCGCCGAGGCCCCTGCGAAGCTACGACGTGGCCGCCTTCGGGCCCGCCGGCGCCGACGT contains:
- a CDS encoding sigma-70 family RNA polymerase sigma factor; translated protein: MLLSTLLFPERFAPRAAAAAREESMALPPSGANDVPVGAGEPSASTTGVSAARAAADPARIATVVREHQPFVWRCLRRLGVSEAHADDATQQVFLAFLGRMADVDTGRERSFLFGTAVRVASNVRRSAARERAVPWGDDVPDVPCEGPSPFDALHHAERLALLDQVLESLPEDFRTVFVLAELERMTAEEIAGCVAVPVGTVNSRLRRARELFAKQAERLRARLQTRSPS
- a CDS encoding SUMF1/EgtB/PvdO family nonheme iron enzyme, producing MRLRRGPVGALLLGIPMAACGAETAPSGGLMLILGEDGPLALDRMHITVAADGAILHDVDYRIPAEASLPTTLAVASNGRAGARVTVSVSGYRGGAPVDRRDNLVEQVPTDRVASLRIVLSGRCTPQVSAEADGAARSRCAEGETCETKTGACIGGRIDASELPTFDPSAPLPTSDAPPATCDGGPCEACPAAHKRCAERCVSLTDPAFGCGAATCEACPASSTCAGPAAALACACVDDGKACVGKNCGDVTNNCGAKVTCGTCTASATCGVNEPNRCGYAQSCAIANQTTTGCRGDSEGCCESLLVPAATYDRRNNVATPATVSAFRLDKYEVTVGRFRTFVDAALVGWRPPPGSGKHVHLGGGAGLKGEPGWLTSYDVYLPTDASTFAAEVAGARPAATWTLAPGANERLPMVYVHWYEAYAFCIWDHGFLPTEAEWQLAATGGAEQRVYPWGNTLPSASFANWCVAGASCVGPSTAPGAFTPGDGRFGHADLAGNAWEWVLDGWSGVQPTSPCNDCYLSYQFHAYGAGFDTASTGGLANAQSRLDTSSGTLRSSFPIGIRCARAP
- a CDS encoding 2-hydroxychromene-2-carboxylate isomerase yields the protein MPMDFYFDYTCPYAYLAFTQLEAFEAASGTRARLRPMLLGGVFAATGTPQKLFATLSPAKAKHNGEDMMRYAEWFGVPLRMPAEHPRRSVEALRATLATADGDVIDRRVVRGFYDAYWVKGQAPSDEATIRAVVGAAGHDADRVVAAIGTSIIKDRLRALTDEAIGHGVFGAPALVREDGSLYWGQDRLNFAFGVPYAPPNGESSKAMTNHTLDFYWDFSSPYAYLASTQVEALAARTGATLRSCPMLLGGLFKAIGQVDVPLMAFSEAKRKYMLVDLHRWADHWGVPFKFPSRFPMNTVKALRAYLALPEARRAAFRAATFRAYWADDRDIADDAVLAELIGADAAEVLLRTKEPAIKEELFAATGAAAKAGAFGAPTWVVDGTDLYWGQDRIPLVERALAK
- a CDS encoding glutamine synthetase, encoding MTPSEVRSVTPDDLKEQFRERAITKIKVGGFDIDGVLRGKYIAADKFFSALESGFGFCDVIFGWDMGDVLYDNGKTTGFHTGYSDVIARVDPSTFRVLPWEPQTASFLCDFYLADGSPHPACPRNVLRRVIERANTMGYAPKIGAEYEFFVFRETSESMRAKDYRGMTPLSPGMFGYSWLREGQNSELLHAILEDFAAFDIDIEGLHTETGPGVLEAALTFDDALRMADKAALFKTGMKQIASERNLSVTFMAKWNESLPGSSGHLHQSLVTGEGDAAKNAFYDATLPNTLSSLALQYLGGLLENMPAMTAVVSPTVNSYKRYVPGVWAPLTATWGVENRTCAVRAITGGAKSTRLEFRQPAADMNPYLAIAASLGAGLWGIEHKTACPPPSTGDASTDARLRLPRSLKEATALLDKSAAARAILGDAFVDHYVRTRDWEVRQFERAVTDWELRRYFEII